A genomic region of Chlorobaculum parvum NCIB 8327 contains the following coding sequences:
- a CDS encoding NAD(P)/FAD-dependent oxidoreductase, with translation MKKVLILGGGIAGIAAAIAFRKRGFEVEVVSDREYLFIYPIAIWIPVGTEKFNNVAFPLAKLAKKHGFTLTLDKVTGIDAARDAVTLQQGGKRSDFDFLVIALGSDKVKHEGIEHTLSICGAPEHSIRLKERIDALIERGHGKIAFGFGGNPKDPSAVRGGPGFELFFNLHHKLTKLGIRDNFEMTFFAPMASPGQKMGQKALDMMDIMFKSKNMHQHYGKKITRFESDGVVFEDGSKLDSDLTMFIPAGSGHSVFKNSDLPLSDAGFVKIDDFCRVIGVDGWYAVGDSAALEGPEWKAKQGHIAEFMADCTANNCLAEHFGHQEPMKGYQEHLNVLCVMDTGDGAGFVYRTGHSQMFIPLPIVGHWLKKSWGIYYKLSKMKYIPRIPGM, from the coding sequence GTGAAAAAAGTTTTGATTCTGGGAGGAGGCATTGCCGGTATTGCGGCTGCGATCGCCTTCCGCAAGAGAGGATTCGAGGTCGAAGTGGTATCCGACCGTGAGTATCTGTTCATCTACCCGATTGCCATCTGGATTCCGGTAGGAACCGAGAAGTTCAACAACGTGGCCTTTCCGCTCGCCAAACTGGCAAAAAAGCATGGCTTTACCTTGACCCTTGACAAAGTAACAGGTATCGACGCCGCACGCGACGCGGTGACGCTTCAGCAAGGTGGTAAGCGCAGCGATTTCGACTTCCTCGTGATTGCGCTCGGTTCGGACAAAGTCAAGCACGAAGGCATTGAGCACACCCTGTCGATCTGCGGCGCACCGGAGCACTCGATTCGCCTGAAAGAGCGCATTGACGCTCTCATCGAGCGCGGCCACGGCAAGATCGCCTTCGGCTTCGGCGGCAACCCGAAAGACCCAAGCGCAGTGCGTGGCGGCCCGGGTTTCGAGCTGTTTTTCAACCTCCACCACAAGCTCACCAAGCTCGGCATCAGAGACAATTTCGAGATGACCTTTTTCGCTCCAATGGCCTCACCGGGCCAGAAAATGGGCCAGAAGGCACTCGATATGATGGACATCATGTTCAAGTCGAAAAACATGCACCAGCACTACGGGAAAAAGATTACGCGCTTCGAATCTGACGGCGTGGTGTTCGAGGATGGCAGCAAGCTGGACAGCGATCTCACCATGTTCATTCCTGCCGGATCAGGCCACAGCGTTTTCAAGAATTCCGATCTTCCCCTGAGTGATGCCGGGTTCGTGAAAATCGACGACTTCTGCCGCGTCATCGGCGTGGATGGCTGGTACGCTGTCGGCGATTCAGCAGCGCTTGAAGGGCCGGAATGGAAAGCCAAGCAGGGCCATATCGCAGAGTTCATGGCCGACTGTACGGCCAACAACTGCCTCGCCGAACACTTCGGTCATCAGGAGCCGATGAAGGGCTACCAGGAGCACCTGAACGTCCTCTGCGTCATGGACACCGGCGACGGCGCAGGCTTCGTCTACCGTACCGGCCACAGCCAGATGTTTATTCCGTTGCCGATTGTCGGCCACTGGCTGAAAAAGTCGTGGGGAATCTATTACAAGCTGTCGAAGATGAAATATATCCCCCGCATTCCCGGCATGTAA
- a CDS encoding phosphate acetyltransferase has protein sequence MSQRTHAFATDEPPEIQVHPHDRYHAVIERCASLPPLVTAVVHPVEALDLQFVADAVREHLIVPVLVGPADRIREAASKAGIDLADWEIVDTEHSHQAAEHAVRLAATGHVQAIMKGSLHTDELLGPIVAHGSGLRTERRLSHSYVMDTAGYHKWLIVTDAVVNISPDLCAKADICRNAVDAWVALTGEERLPKIAVLAAVEVVNPSMQATLDAAALCKMAERKQITGCIIDGPLAFDNAISKQAAKEKHIVSQVAGDADILLAPDIEAGNILAKQLTFISHADAAGVVMGARVPVILTSRADNLRTRLLSCALAVLVHQAKEAGLIK, from the coding sequence ATGAGCCAGCGAACCCATGCATTTGCCACCGATGAACCGCCGGAAATACAGGTGCATCCTCACGATCGTTACCATGCTGTCATCGAGCGATGCGCGTCACTGCCTCCGCTTGTAACGGCCGTGGTGCATCCGGTTGAGGCGCTCGATCTTCAGTTTGTCGCTGATGCGGTCAGGGAGCATCTGATCGTGCCTGTGCTTGTGGGGCCTGCCGACCGCATCCGTGAGGCGGCTTCGAAGGCTGGAATCGATCTCGCCGATTGGGAAATTGTGGACACGGAGCACAGTCACCAGGCCGCCGAGCACGCCGTCAGGCTTGCCGCAACCGGCCACGTTCAGGCGATCATGAAAGGCTCGCTGCATACCGACGAGCTGCTCGGGCCGATCGTGGCCCACGGCTCCGGGCTGCGTACCGAGCGGCGCTTGTCGCACTCCTATGTGATGGATACGGCCGGGTACCACAAATGGCTCATCGTCACCGATGCGGTAGTGAACATTTCGCCGGATCTGTGCGCAAAGGCTGACATCTGTCGGAATGCCGTCGATGCCTGGGTGGCGCTCACCGGGGAGGAGCGCCTGCCGAAAATCGCCGTGCTCGCCGCTGTTGAAGTTGTCAATCCTTCCATGCAGGCCACGCTCGATGCCGCCGCACTCTGTAAAATGGCCGAGCGCAAGCAGATCACCGGCTGCATCATCGACGGCCCGCTGGCATTCGACAACGCCATCAGCAAGCAGGCAGCCAAAGAGAAGCACATCGTTTCACAGGTTGCGGGGGATGCGGACATTCTGCTTGCGCCGGATATCGAGGCGGGCAACATCCTCGCCAAGCAGCTTACTTTCATCAGCCACGCCGATGCGGCGGGCGTCGTCATGGGCGCAAGGGTGCCGGTGATCCTGACGAGTCGTGCGGACAACCTCCGAACCAGATTGCTCTCCTGCGCACTGGCCGTGCTGGTACATCAGGCAAAAGAGGCCGGACTGATCAAATAG
- a CDS encoding LysR family transcriptional regulator produces MIDFRLKVFDTVARRLSFTKAAEELYISQPAVTKHIKELERQMNLRLFERRGNRVALSEGGRILLKHTEAIHDIARQLEDELNMLHEVHRGSLSIGASTTIAQYVLPPLLAMFHRLYAEVRLSMLTANTEQIENALLQHTIMLGIIEGESKRRDIIYTPFARDEILLVCNPAHPLARKDDIRLDELAATPLLLREPGSGTLEVIANGLKLAGLRLSDMTVEMHLGSSESIKSYLMYSQNCMAFISKDAVKKELEEGLLKTLRVRKLSMHRQLYFITLHGQSGGLVELFMRFGLQHHTQR; encoded by the coding sequence ATGATCGATTTCAGGCTCAAGGTTTTCGATACGGTCGCACGCAGACTCAGCTTTACCAAAGCCGCCGAGGAGCTTTACATCAGCCAGCCTGCGGTGACCAAGCATATCAAGGAGCTGGAGCGGCAGATGAACCTGCGACTGTTCGAGCGCCGGGGCAACCGCGTGGCGCTGAGCGAGGGCGGCCGGATTCTCCTGAAGCATACCGAAGCGATTCACGACATTGCACGCCAGCTCGAGGACGAGCTCAACATGCTCCACGAAGTGCACCGCGGATCGCTCAGCATCGGCGCCAGCACCACCATCGCGCAGTATGTGCTGCCTCCCCTGCTGGCGATGTTTCACCGGCTCTACGCAGAAGTACGCCTTTCGATGCTCACGGCCAACACGGAACAGATCGAAAACGCGCTGTTGCAGCATACAATCATGCTCGGCATCATCGAGGGTGAATCAAAGCGGCGGGACATCATCTACACCCCGTTCGCGAGAGACGAAATTCTGCTGGTCTGCAATCCCGCCCATCCGCTTGCGCGCAAAGATGATATCCGCCTCGATGAACTGGCCGCCACCCCGCTGCTGCTCCGCGAACCAGGGTCCGGCACTCTCGAAGTGATCGCCAACGGCTTGAAGCTGGCAGGGCTCCGGCTGTCGGACATGACCGTCGAGATGCATCTCGGCAGCTCAGAATCGATCAAGTCCTACCTGATGTATTCGCAGAACTGCATGGCTTTTATTTCAAAGGATGCGGTCAAAAAAGAGCTGGAAGAGGGGCTGCTCAAAACGCTGCGGGTCAGGAAACTTTCGATGCACCGGCAGCTCTACTTCATCACGCTGCACGGCCAGAGCGGTGGACTGGTCGAACTCTTCATGCGCTTCGGCCTGCAGCATCACACCCAACGGTGA
- a CDS encoding aminoacyl-histidine dipeptidase → MTTTIPELEPRALWRHFYNLTQIPRPSGHEQQIREYVADFGRRLGLKSLIDEAGNVIIRKPAKKGMEQRKGVILQAHLDMVPQKNADSHHDFERDPIEAYFEKGWVRARGTTLGADNGIGVAAALAVLESESLSHGPLEALFTANEEAGMTGAMGLKPEVLEGEILLNLDSEDEGELFIGCAGGLDGTMTFRYSEASLPPDYAGFEIRVSGLKGGHSGLDIHLGRGNANKIMNRLLQAGHDCCSLRLASIDGGSLRNAIPRESTSLVTLPSDRAELFVETLKRLGATIAEELAAVDPDLRIEIRAAEIPDTVIDNESFGRLLQAVADCPNGVVRMSGEMDGVVETSNNLARVKSNAGSIAVECLLRSSVDSSLEELATSIQSVADRVGATSSFTGGYPGWKPDPDSPILSLMQRIYQQRFGKAPEVKAIHAGLECGIIGGIYPGLDMISFGPTIRFPHSPDEKVECASVQKFWDFLVDVLADIPAK, encoded by the coding sequence ATGACCACTACCATTCCTGAGCTGGAGCCCCGTGCGCTTTGGAGGCATTTTTATAACCTGACGCAAATCCCACGACCATCCGGCCACGAGCAACAGATCAGGGAGTACGTTGCTGATTTTGGCCGACGGCTCGGGTTGAAAAGCCTGATCGATGAGGCAGGCAATGTCATCATCAGAAAGCCTGCCAAGAAAGGCATGGAGCAGCGCAAAGGCGTCATCCTTCAGGCGCATCTCGACATGGTGCCGCAGAAGAATGCGGACAGCCATCACGATTTTGAGCGAGATCCGATCGAAGCTTACTTCGAGAAGGGTTGGGTTCGTGCCCGAGGCACAACGCTCGGGGCCGACAATGGCATCGGCGTCGCCGCAGCGCTGGCAGTGCTGGAGTCGGAATCGCTATCACATGGGCCACTCGAAGCGCTGTTCACAGCCAATGAGGAGGCCGGAATGACCGGGGCAATGGGGTTGAAGCCGGAGGTTCTTGAGGGAGAAATTCTTCTGAACCTCGACTCCGAAGATGAGGGTGAACTGTTCATCGGGTGCGCCGGTGGGCTTGATGGCACGATGACGTTCAGGTACAGCGAAGCATCGCTTCCTCCCGACTATGCCGGATTTGAGATCAGGGTTTCAGGACTGAAAGGTGGGCATAGCGGTTTGGATATTCATCTTGGTCGGGGCAACGCCAACAAGATCATGAACAGGCTGTTGCAAGCTGGCCACGACTGTTGCAGCTTGCGGTTGGCCTCGATTGATGGCGGAAGCCTGCGCAACGCAATTCCCCGTGAATCAACGTCACTCGTCACGCTTCCATCCGATCGCGCTGAGCTTTTTGTCGAAACGCTCAAGCGCCTTGGGGCAACAATCGCGGAAGAACTGGCGGCGGTTGACCCGGATTTGCGTATCGAGATTAGAGCTGCTGAGATTCCGGATACGGTTATCGATAACGAATCTTTCGGGCGCCTCCTCCAGGCCGTTGCCGACTGCCCGAATGGTGTCGTGCGAATGAGCGGCGAAATGGATGGCGTGGTTGAAACGTCGAACAATCTGGCGAGGGTGAAATCGAACGCCGGAAGCATTGCTGTCGAGTGCCTGCTCAGAAGCTCCGTTGATTCGTCGCTTGAAGAGCTTGCGACGAGCATCCAGAGCGTCGCTGATCGTGTTGGTGCGACCTCTTCGTTCACCGGCGGCTACCCTGGCTGGAAACCAGATCCGGATTCGCCTATCCTGAGCCTGATGCAGCGCATCTATCAACAACGTTTCGGAAAAGCTCCGGAAGTCAAGGCTATTCACGCCGGGCTGGAGTGCGGCATCATCGGCGGTATCTATCCCGGGCTCGACATGATTTCGTTCGGGCCGACGATTCGTTTTCCTCACTCGCCTGACGAAAAGGTCGAATGCGCGTCGGTCCAGAAATTCTGGGACTTCCTCGTCGATGTGCTGGCCGATATTCCGGCAAAGTGA
- a CDS encoding adenylate cyclase, translating into MKTPYSYNTITDFLLSQPLTVDVEIDDEKAGCFPLKCIEFDATVLYVGMHDFARLTLEFSPTEILIYLNMFLVWMRESLAREPFCVVERFLDSAIVLLFSKKFGSEEPFFDAIRAARWMGENDELLFKPDMGIASGRVAAGFAGTPKEFTGSVFGRPLLLAAACAKMKPREDMAACITFPEDEWRGRSFAELFPPLEFDHPEKGRVRQPAAWKLGEPRSVEIPSLGTVGLRDVATFVHWPPDRDAKEKAREWFAQIKAKGFYKYNK; encoded by the coding sequence GTGAAAACGCCATACAGCTACAACACCATAACGGATTTTCTCCTGTCGCAGCCGCTGACGGTCGATGTCGAGATCGATGACGAAAAGGCGGGCTGCTTTCCCCTGAAGTGCATCGAATTCGACGCCACGGTACTGTACGTCGGGATGCACGATTTTGCACGACTGACCCTTGAGTTTTCGCCTACGGAGATCCTGATCTACCTGAACATGTTTCTCGTCTGGATGCGGGAGTCGCTTGCGCGGGAGCCGTTCTGCGTGGTCGAGCGTTTTCTGGACAGCGCGATTGTGCTGCTTTTCTCAAAAAAGTTCGGTTCGGAGGAGCCGTTTTTCGACGCTATCCGTGCTGCGCGCTGGATGGGCGAAAATGACGAACTGCTGTTCAAGCCGGATATGGGCATCGCCAGCGGACGAGTCGCTGCCGGCTTTGCGGGCACACCGAAGGAGTTCACCGGCTCGGTGTTCGGCCGTCCGCTTCTGCTGGCCGCTGCCTGCGCGAAAATGAAGCCCAGGGAAGACATGGCCGCCTGCATTACTTTTCCCGAAGATGAGTGGCGTGGCCGCTCTTTTGCCGAGCTGTTTCCGCCGCTGGAGTTCGATCATCCCGAAAAGGGGCGTGTCCGCCAGCCTGCGGCCTGGAAGCTCGGTGAGCCGAGAAGTGTCGAAATCCCTTCGCTCGGCACGGTCGGACTGCGGGATGTGGCAACCTTCGTCCATTGGCCGCCTGACCGTGATGCGAAAGAAAAAGCCCGCGAGTGGTTCGCGCAGATCAAGGCGAAAGGGTTTTACAAATACAACAAGTAA
- the purT gene encoding formate-dependent phosphoribosylglycinamide formyltransferase yields MSKTIMLLGSGELGKEFVIAVKRLGQRVIAVDSYDDAPAQQVADKREVIDMLDGNALDAIVAKHKPDIIVPEIEAIRTERFYDYEQQGIQMVPSARAANFTMNRKAIRDLAARDLGLRTANYLYAASLDELRTAVAEVGLPCVVKPLMSSSGKGQSTVRSEADIEKAWSYSQSGKRGDIAEVIVEAFVAFHTEITLLTVTQKNGPTLFCPPIGHRQERGDYQESWQPCRISPEHLSQAQQIAGKVTEALSGAGIWGVEFFLAADGLYFSELSPRPHDTGMVTLTGTQNLSEFELHARAVLGLPIPGIELLRVGASAVILADKAGTNPSFDGVEKALEQPGSDIRIFGKPTTRPYRRMGVALMSGESDSDVELVRQQAIANAAKVRVVCDELE; encoded by the coding sequence ATGTCGAAAACAATCATGCTGCTGGGCAGCGGGGAGTTGGGGAAAGAGTTCGTGATTGCCGTCAAGCGTCTGGGCCAGCGCGTTATCGCCGTGGACAGCTATGACGATGCACCCGCCCAGCAGGTCGCTGACAAACGCGAAGTGATCGACATGCTCGACGGCAACGCGCTCGACGCGATTGTTGCCAAGCACAAGCCCGACATCATTGTGCCGGAGATCGAAGCTATTCGCACTGAGCGCTTCTACGATTACGAGCAGCAGGGGATTCAGATGGTACCCTCCGCGCGTGCGGCCAACTTCACCATGAACCGCAAAGCCATCCGTGACCTTGCCGCCCGTGACCTCGGTCTGCGCACGGCCAACTATCTTTATGCTGCCTCTCTCGACGAGTTGCGGACGGCGGTGGCGGAGGTCGGCCTGCCCTGCGTGGTCAAACCGCTGATGAGCTCGTCGGGAAAAGGGCAGAGCACCGTGCGGAGCGAGGCTGATATCGAAAAGGCGTGGAGCTATTCGCAGAGCGGTAAGCGGGGCGACATCGCCGAGGTGATCGTCGAAGCGTTCGTGGCGTTCCATACCGAAATCACGCTGTTGACCGTGACGCAGAAAAACGGGCCGACGCTCTTCTGCCCGCCCATCGGCCACCGGCAGGAGCGTGGCGACTACCAGGAAAGCTGGCAACCGTGCCGCATCAGCCCGGAGCATTTGTCGCAGGCACAACAGATTGCCGGAAAAGTAACCGAAGCGCTCAGCGGCGCAGGCATCTGGGGCGTGGAGTTTTTCCTTGCCGCCGATGGGCTCTATTTCTCGGAACTCTCGCCGCGTCCGCATGATACCGGCATGGTGACGCTGACCGGTACGCAGAATCTTTCGGAGTTCGAGCTGCACGCCCGCGCAGTGCTCGGCCTGCCGATTCCCGGCATCGAACTCTTGCGCGTCGGCGCAAGCGCGGTGATTCTTGCCGATAAAGCGGGCACAAATCCGTCGTTCGATGGTGTGGAAAAAGCGCTTGAACAACCCGGCAGCGACATCCGGATTTTCGGCAAACCCACCACGCGCCCCTACCGGCGCATGGGCGTAGCGCTCATGTCTGGCGAATCCGACAGCGATGTCGAGCTTGTCAGGCAGCAGGCAATTGCCAATGCGGCAAAGGTTCGGGTGGTGTGCGACGAACTTGAATGA
- a CDS encoding SRPBCC family protein: MRQKISHRRYFFMALVAMLCLLTFSPLDSWAAVSGKNDEAEFKGISVQTTDLDDGITGVTGSVYIAASPKHIWAAITDYNNHKHFVPKLIDSGLISDNGREQVMFERGKTGILLFRKTVYIKLSLQGEYPKRLDFHQLEGDFKVYEGEWLIDKAPDGKGTMLTFNAKIKPDFFAPPMFVRKVQQNDLPMVLAAMKKRAESSIYALHFAETVGIKPKPGQQTPQPVAD; the protein is encoded by the coding sequence ATGCGCCAGAAGATTTCGCACCGACGATATTTCTTTATGGCCCTCGTCGCCATGTTGTGCCTGCTGACCTTCTCTCCGCTCGATTCATGGGCCGCCGTATCGGGCAAAAATGATGAAGCAGAATTCAAGGGCATTTCGGTTCAAACCACTGACCTTGATGATGGCATTACCGGCGTCACAGGTTCGGTCTACATCGCGGCTTCACCGAAGCACATCTGGGCAGCCATCACCGATTACAACAATCACAAACATTTCGTGCCCAAGCTGATCGACAGCGGTCTGATTTCAGACAACGGGCGTGAGCAGGTAATGTTTGAAAGGGGCAAAACCGGCATTTTGCTTTTCAGAAAAACCGTGTATATCAAGCTGAGCCTTCAGGGAGAGTATCCGAAAAGGCTTGATTTTCACCAGCTGGAAGGCGATTTCAAGGTTTATGAGGGTGAGTGGTTGATCGATAAAGCCCCTGACGGTAAAGGAACCATGCTTACTTTCAATGCAAAGATCAAACCGGATTTTTTTGCACCGCCGATGTTCGTTCGCAAGGTTCAACAGAACGATCTGCCGATGGTGCTTGCCGCAATGAAAAAGCGTGCTGAATCAAGCATATACGCCTTGCATTTTGCCGAGACTGTCGGAATCAAACCTAAACCGGGACAACAAACTCCGCAACCTGTTGCAGACTGA
- a CDS encoding DUF1634 domain-containing protein, translating to MSHHTKPEWNDQRIEIIIGTLLKWGVMLAAATVFTGGMLFLLTHGGEHLNYHIFHGAQSPLRSFKGIVSGVMRFELKAIIQLGLVMLILTPIARVVLSIFAFYKERDQLYVAISSIVLIFLLISLASGVV from the coding sequence ATGAGCCACCACACGAAACCGGAATGGAATGATCAGCGCATTGAAATCATCATCGGCACACTGCTGAAATGGGGCGTGATGCTTGCCGCCGCAACCGTTTTTACCGGAGGCATGCTGTTTCTGCTCACCCATGGCGGTGAACACCTGAACTACCACATCTTTCATGGTGCGCAATCACCATTGCGCAGCTTTAAGGGAATTGTGTCGGGTGTGATGCGCTTTGAACTCAAAGCCATCATTCAGCTTGGTCTGGTTATGCTTATTCTGACCCCCATCGCGCGCGTTGTCCTGTCCATTTTTGCTTTTTACAAGGAGCGTGACCAGCTCTATGTCGCGATTTCATCCATCGTGCTCATCTTTCTTCTTATCAGCCTTGCCAGCGGAGTTGTCTGA
- a CDS encoding sulfite exporter TauE/SafE family protein, whose product MNYFELSMIVGAGSLVAGLLGSLTGLGGGVVIVPLLTLGLGIDLRYAVGASLIAVIATSSGAAAAYVTEGYSNIRIGMFLEIATTIGALFGAFLAGILSTNIIAIVFGVVLLYSAWLSSRPKEDHSDQTESDALATRLKLNSTYPTEDGIKHYSVHNVGAGFSLMGLAGVLSGLLGIGSGAVKVLAMDHAMRLPFKVSTTTSNFMIGVTAAASAGVYLSRGYIDPGLSMPVMLGILAGSFIGARLLMVAKTKWLRLVFGAVIFVLGIEMIYNGIVGRI is encoded by the coding sequence ATGAATTACTTTGAATTGTCAATGATCGTCGGTGCAGGATCGCTTGTGGCGGGCCTGCTCGGCTCACTGACCGGACTTGGCGGTGGTGTTGTTATCGTGCCGCTACTCACCCTTGGACTCGGAATCGACCTGCGTTACGCCGTGGGGGCTTCACTCATCGCGGTGATCGCAACCTCCTCCGGAGCTGCGGCGGCATACGTCACCGAGGGTTACTCGAACATTCGCATCGGCATGTTCCTCGAAATCGCCACCACCATCGGTGCGCTTTTCGGAGCTTTTCTCGCCGGCATTCTTTCGACCAACATCATTGCCATCGTCTTCGGCGTGGTGCTGCTCTACTCCGCATGGCTTTCGAGCCGCCCCAAAGAGGATCACTCAGATCAAACAGAGTCCGATGCGCTGGCTACCCGCCTCAAGCTTAACAGCACCTACCCGACCGAAGACGGCATCAAACACTACAGCGTACACAACGTCGGTGCGGGCTTCAGCCTGATGGGGCTGGCCGGTGTGCTGTCGGGTCTGCTCGGCATCGGCTCGGGAGCCGTGAAGGTGCTGGCGATGGATCACGCCATGCGGCTGCCTTTCAAGGTTTCAACCACGACCAGCAATTTCATGATCGGGGTCACCGCTGCGGCCAGCGCAGGCGTCTATCTGAGCCGTGGCTACATCGATCCGGGGCTCTCCATGCCCGTCATGCTTGGCATTCTGGCCGGCTCGTTCATTGGCGCACGCCTGCTGATGGTTGCCAAAACCAAGTGGCTGCGCCTGGTGTTCGGTGCGGTGATTTTTGTGCTCGGTATCGAAATGATTTACAACGGCATTGTCGGGAGGATATGA
- a CDS encoding GNAT family N-acetyltransferase yields the protein MKPIADYTIRTMSRREIDLAVDWAAAEGWNPGLEDAECFYHTDPEGFLVGLVGNEPVATISVVRYGNSFAFLGFYIVKPEWRGKGLGLRIWNAGLERLAERTVGLDGVVAQQKNYRKSGFALAYRNIRFMGAAAENAESYPGIVPLTEIPFATLHAYDRPFFPADRSAFLQCWTSRTGSKAFGALHDGALAGYGLIRPCRSGFKIGPLFADNPDVAEALFKTLIGSVPAGSPIFLDIPEVNPEALQLTQRHGMKVVFETARMYKGEAPDLPVERIYGVTTFELG from the coding sequence ATGAAACCAATTGCCGATTACACCATCAGAACCATGAGCCGCCGGGAGATCGATCTCGCTGTCGATTGGGCTGCCGCCGAGGGGTGGAACCCCGGCCTCGAAGATGCCGAATGTTTTTACCACACTGATCCGGAAGGCTTTCTGGTTGGCCTCGTCGGTAACGAGCCGGTGGCGACCATTTCCGTGGTGCGTTATGGCAACTCCTTCGCATTCCTTGGCTTTTACATCGTCAAGCCGGAATGGCGGGGCAAAGGGCTGGGGCTCCGGATATGGAATGCCGGGCTGGAGCGGCTGGCCGAGCGTACTGTCGGGCTCGACGGCGTCGTGGCACAACAGAAGAACTATCGGAAATCTGGATTTGCGCTGGCGTACCGGAATATTCGCTTCATGGGCGCGGCTGCGGAAAACGCTGAATCGTACCCCGGCATCGTGCCGCTCACGGAAATTCCTTTTGCAACGCTCCATGCCTACGACCGCCCGTTTTTTCCGGCTGACCGGAGCGCGTTTCTTCAGTGCTGGACAAGCCGCACAGGCAGCAAGGCGTTCGGCGCTCTGCACGACGGGGCGCTTGCCGGTTACGGCCTCATCCGACCATGCCGCTCCGGCTTCAAGATCGGCCCCCTTTTTGCCGACAATCCCGACGTGGCCGAAGCGCTGTTCAAGACGTTAATCGGTTCGGTTCCTGCCGGAAGCCCGATCTTTCTCGACATTCCGGAAGTGAACCCCGAAGCGCTCCAACTCACGCAGCGCCATGGCATGAAGGTGGTGTTCGAGACCGCGCGGATGTACAAGGGCGAAGCTCCCGATTTGCCGGTCGAGCGGATTTATGGCGTCACGACCTTCGAGCTGGGATAA
- a CDS encoding mechanosensitive ion channel family protein, protein MKKESEMLNPFIESLLLRLKSSFDLEHLGSLLGEFLIELVSVFLVLAVFYLLWRIVRGILSSRLAQRLDRTSAAFAETVIKFGIFGIGALTALGVAGIKTSTLLGSLGVLGLTLGFALRDTLSNIISGILIFIDRPFTINDLIEIDNNYGRVDKITLRTTRIVTVDGKMLAVPNAVIMNKTVTSYTNFPHLRLDIAVTIAVTENIERARSILLSLVKDDPDCMRDPAPVVVVTQLNDYNVVLELQVWLNNEREHIQKRLELREKVFNALNEAGVKMPYETIQLAPHRVEVNNQSGG, encoded by the coding sequence TTGAAAAAGGAGTCCGAGATGCTCAATCCCTTCATTGAAAGCCTTTTATTGCGACTCAAAAGCTCGTTTGATCTTGAACATCTGGGCAGTTTGCTCGGCGAATTTCTGATTGAGCTGGTCAGCGTGTTTCTCGTTCTTGCTGTTTTCTACCTGCTGTGGCGGATCGTTCGGGGGATTTTGTCTTCCCGGCTCGCTCAACGTCTTGACCGCACCAGTGCGGCGTTTGCTGAAACAGTCATCAAATTCGGCATCTTCGGCATCGGAGCGCTGACGGCCCTGGGTGTGGCAGGAATCAAAACCTCCACCCTGCTTGGCTCGCTTGGCGTGCTCGGCCTGACCCTCGGCTTTGCCCTGCGCGACACGCTTTCCAACATCATTTCCGGGATTCTGATTTTTATCGACCGGCCGTTCACGATCAACGACCTCATCGAGATCGACAACAACTACGGCCGCGTTGACAAAATCACCCTTCGCACCACCCGCATCGTCACGGTTGACGGCAAGATGCTTGCCGTTCCGAACGCCGTGATCATGAACAAAACCGTGACCTCCTATACCAATTTTCCGCATCTTCGTCTCGATATTGCCGTCACCATCGCCGTCACCGAAAATATTGAACGGGCTCGTTCGATCCTGCTTTCGCTGGTTAAGGACGATCCCGATTGCATGCGCGATCCTGCACCGGTCGTTGTCGTGACGCAACTGAACGACTACAACGTCGTGCTTGAACTTCAGGTGTGGCTCAACAACGAAAGAGAACACATCCAGAAGCGGCTGGAGCTGCGGGAAAAGGTGTTCAACGCGCTGAACGAAGCGGGTGTGAAGATGCCATACGAAACCATTCAGCTTGCGCCGCACCGGGTCGAGGTGAACAACCAGTCCGGCGGCTGA